A DNA window from Spirochaeta cellobiosiphila DSM 17781 contains the following coding sequences:
- a CDS encoding TetR/AcrR family transcriptional regulator, translating to MAYRRTDARIQHSEEMRENILKAALILIKEKGLAGLTIRKTIDRASTSNGNFYFYFKDKEDLIDQLIKSEVEKVLAPVDRIGQYYQKKELSSAVILASMVYTGVKVGLDYSSHSGILFQKALRSRTYSILRPIMIERTQKVFESIQLPDGLDSLLGATMWQGSLLVTIEEYGNKECDHHKVALHCASWNLRALGWEQKDALQALEQVVKTPITELS from the coding sequence ATGGCTTATCGTAGAACAGATGCTCGTATTCAACATAGTGAAGAGATGCGCGAAAATATTCTAAAGGCAGCCCTTATCCTGATAAAGGAAAAGGGTCTCGCTGGTTTAACCATTCGTAAGACAATAGACAGGGCTTCTACATCAAATGGGAACTTTTATTTTTACTTCAAGGATAAAGAGGACCTAATAGATCAACTTATTAAAAGCGAAGTAGAGAAAGTTTTAGCTCCAGTGGATAGAATAGGACAATATTACCAGAAGAAGGAGCTATCTTCTGCTGTTATCTTAGCTTCAATGGTTTATACAGGAGTGAAGGTGGGGTTAGATTACAGTAGTCATTCAGGAATACTATTTCAGAAGGCCTTACGTAGTAGAACCTATTCTATTCTACGACCTATCATGATTGAGAGAACCCAGAAGGTGTTTGAAAGTATTCAGCTTCCTGATGGCTTGGATTCCTTATTAGGGGCTACCATGTGGCAAGGAAGTCTATTGGTAACTATAGAAGAATATGGCAATAAGGAATGTGATCATCATAAGGTTGCCCTTCATTGTGCCAGTTGGAATTTGAGGGCTCTGGGATGGGAGCAGAAGGATGCTCTTCAGGCTCTGGAGCAGGTTGTTAAGACACCAATAACAGAGTTATCATAG